The DNA region AAATCAAAGAGCGAAGATAAGAAAACTTCCTGAAAATTATTTCTACAAGCCCAATCATTGTATTCTAAAAATCAGCACGCCCTATAAAAGTTGGATGTCCCTCGTAGACATCCCCACAATCCCCTACAGTCAAAGTCACCCGAACACCAAGGAGTGGCCATGCGAACCAATTGGACCGATGACATCTTTTAAGAATGCAAGACTTAAGAAGAATGGAAGCAGCCTAGCCCGATGACCCTTGTCCTGGTTGCGGGATGCCTGGAGTACATTTAGGTGTGGGCGTTCCATAGAAGGGCTATAACGCAGGCTGGTCAGTGAGGCCAACCCGATATTTCATAATCTCAAAAAGCTTCGGATTGTGAAAATATCGAAGGCGAATTCTAGGCCCTAACATTCCGCATTGGTCTTGACCAATAATGTAAAATCCTCGCTTTAGCTTATAGGAAATAATTCTATTGTTAAAAATATGGTGTAACGAATCAACTTCATCAAAGACCTTTGTCTCATTTAATATGATATCGAGCATTTTCCTATAAATGCCATGATCACGATATTCTGCTTCTACAAGCGACATATGCATCATAAATCTGTTTCTGGACTCAGCCATTCCCCAAGAAAGACCAATTAACCTATCCCTATCAAAAGCTCCAACTCTTACCTTAGTTCCATTTTTCTTGAAGTTTTTGTCACCTTCAAAGTGATAGTTCCATGATCGGATAAAAGTCCCCGAGGATTCTAGGTTTCTCTCAACAAGATCATTAAACTGATCTTCCGGATACTCATCCACCAGCTTAATCTCGATACTCATGCCAGTACTCCATGCATTTCGGTGTTACGGGTTAGAACCCTCCGAGTGATAGCATCAAAGAAACTATTTGTTTATCGTTTTCTTTTAAAAGATATCCTTCGCGGACGCCCCACAATCCCCTACAGTCACCCCGATCAACAAAGGAGTAACTATGCGTATCAATTGGTCCAATGACAGCTTTGAAGACTACGCTAACGAAGATGAATGGATAAGTTCTCCTCCCACGATTCTTATCCTAGCTGTGGTATGCCTGGAGTAGCTAAAGGTGTGATGTGCTTAAATTGCCGGTGTGAAGTATTGTAGGGGAGGTACTCCTAAGCGCTTTGCTCACAAGCTGACCAAAGAGACAATCTGATACTAGGTTTGACTCCTTTCTGGAAAATGTCATAATGAGATAATCGGCAAAATAATTGAATCAAGGGCAACATGATCAGATATATAGTCGGGCTAATATTCCTTGTAATCATTTGTCTAACATTCCTATACATAGCACGTCATACGAGTCCATCGGTTGAATCATTACCTTACTCTGAAGACCTTCCTGAAGGACAGCCTTGATAAGTTTACCCACAAATATGACCTTAACGGAAGCCTGAAAGCTTCCTCTAGCCCTGTGCTAAAGCTAGTCTGGCAGACTACCATTCCATCGAATGTATGCTTGATCTTTCAAGAACAGTGGATAAATGTCATGATAAACTAAGTCTATGTTTTTTACCAAGTCAGGCCCGGTGAATCCTATTTCTAGGCTATCCTTCTCATGATCATAACGCAGTACATTGTAGGAAGTCACTGGTTCAATGTCTAAATCGATCCAGTTGAATTCAAACGTCACACCGTAAATAAACTCAGACCCTCCCCTCCCAGGCTTTTCTATGACAAATCTACTTACAAAGTCTCCCTCGTCATTAGAAATGACTTTCTCATTATTCCTTTCAGAACAATCAGACCTTTTGTAAAACCCGGTGTCGACATAAATGATTTCTTCAGATGTAAATTCTAGGATTCCCATTATATATTCGCCGTAGTCATTTGGCCCGAAACAGTTCGACTTCCAGCGACCAACAATCTTTGAATGAAGATCCGTAGGGGTGTATATTTCTCTCGCATCCAATGCAGGCGGAGGCTGAATTTCAAGCCCAAGGTCGTTAGCAATAGCTGATTCAAAAACCATCGTTAGGCTTGAAAGACAGATTGAGGCAGCTAGAGTAGTTCTTTTCATATTTCATCCCTAAATAACGCTGAGTAAATTTTACTCGAACCTAGCATCTTGTCAGTTTGTACACAATACGACTAAGAAAGGTTAATTTGAGAACCATTTATCATTCGTTCAAACCTAGACAGCTCTGCCAAATGACTCGAAAGCCAAATGGATCGAGTAAGGTTAGGCATCCGTTTAGGTGTGTCGATTCTTAACTATATTCGATCGCTTAGTAGCTTTCACGTTTTTTTGGGAATAGGAAGCCAGCCCTCAAGAATAGAGGCCTGGCATTGTGAGAACATGTCCCTATTTGCTACGGACGGAAATTACTACCGATAGTAGCCCTGCTTACCTATACCCAATGATTCAAACTCTTTTTCAATCTTCTCGTCAGAGTCTTTGAAGGTACTACCTCGCCACAATGAGACTTGAATACTCTTGAATATATATGAATCGCCAAGTTCAGGGTCATCCTCATCATACTTATCAAAAGATTCTATATGTTTTACAGCATCCCTTGGATCAACTTTCAAAGGGTTAATTCCATTAAAGTCAATTCCAAAGCCATCTGAATCCCAAACTTCAATGTACTCGACTCGATTGTCGCTATCATAGTTAACAAAATAGCCGGACAAATATTCCTTCCTACTTCCATCAACAAATGTTGGCCTACCTATAACCTGTTGAACTTCACTTTCCTTCATTCCAATTTTTACGGGCCCTATTGAGCCAAGTGGAATCACCTTGAAAATATCCATACTACAACCCCAGTGAATCTATATAATCAAGCATCTCTTTTATCTCTTTATCATACATATGATCGAATTTTGATCTAACATCGTCAATATCCATCTGCAAGGCATCTCTGAATCTACCTCTTTCAATAAGCTCCTTTTGTCTTGCTCGATAGTCCTTTGCAGCTTGAGTATTGCCGACACTAGCCGTCTGCCTATGATGTTCTCGCTTCATGGAAATAGCTGAGCCATTGTACTCAGACACAGGGCTTGCTGCCTTAGCAGGCATATGATGAGATTCGTTTCCAGGCACTTTACCTTGAATCAAACCATGCTTGCCACCTAATGCTTCGCTGGACTGTTGCCAATGAGGGTTAGGATCTTTCTTGAGGCTTCTACTAATGACTTCGAGCTTCTTGGGTTCTTTCATTTTCAAGATGGACTGAAGACTAAAAATCCTCCTTATCTTTTTCGCTCTTTCAGCCTTGACCACCGTATCGCCGATTAGATCAGCAATCTTAACTATCGTTTTCCCGACTTTGATTGAACTGCTACCAATACCAGCGGTAGCAACACCAGCAACGCTAGTCCAATATTCAAAGTCTGAAACCTCTTCTCCTGTGACCATGTTCTTGCCAGTGAGCAATACATGTAGGTCACTTGCCATAGATCCTACGGGGTTTAGATTTAAGGCCGCATCAGCCGCCAGCAACGCAATTTTTCGGGCAATGTCGCCTTCTTCATATTCCCCTTTTCTATAAGCCTGATCTGCAACCTGAATAGCTGCCTCAGAAGCATTCACTAGAGTCACCCGTTGCTGAAAGGTCCCATCGCCCTGGTATCTGGTATAGACCTCTTCACGGATAGCCTCGACGTAGCCTTGGGTAGCAATGAGTTCACGCTGCTCTACGTAGACAGCTGCTTGACCATTAGGAAGCTGGCCATAGTCAAGCTCAACCGTCGGGACCCCATCGATGACACCCTGCATCTCGGAATTATAGCCATTCACATCACCAGTGATAGCAGTTGTAAATTTCTCAATGCCATTTTCACGCACCCACTGGTGAGACGACCCCACACTTGTACTAAGTCCTGGCTTTAGATCGTCAAGGGCCTTAAGATGAGCCTGGATCTTATCAACAGTGGCCTGGATCTGATCGACAAGGGCTTTCTTACGCTTGGCTTCTCTTCGCTTTCTGGCGTTCTCACCTGTTACTTCTCCAAATGCATTTTTGACGCCCTCTTCAAGGTTGCCCCAACTCTTGGTTAGATCCCCTAAGTCATAGTTGGGCACTGGAAGGTCATCCCTTTCTGGATCATAGCTTGGCAGCTCGTCAGGGTCGGAAGGAATAGGCTCAGGGGTGCTGCCACTGTTACCTGTCGTATCTTCCGGCGGCGGTCTTTCACGATCATCGGGCGAGTGGCACTCAATGGGCGCTACCCAATTGCTACAAGGATCTTCTTTTTGCTCCCCATATTGATAGATCGATCCACCGTTGATCTGACAGCCACCGCCACGGCAATGACCATGGTCGTTGATGCTGTCGGGATCACAACCGAATAGAAATAAAACTGATAGATATAGAAACGCTAGTTTGACGATCTGCATTGCTCAACTCCTTTTCTGTAGATGGTTTCTATGACTCTGAATCCTGGTAGTCCTGTAACTTTTTCAGATTGCTCTAAGTAATTTTGCATGTGCTTTGCGCACTCTTCCGAGTAGGTGCCATGTTCTATTCGCCTTTGTGCCAGCAGCTTTTGGCGACCAAGTACACCCTCCCAACCCATAGCTTCAAGACGCTCGGCCCTGCGATGGGCGACTGGAATGATCCTTGTGACTAGGTGGTCAAGGAATGCCTCGGCTACTTCAGGGTAGTCGGCGGCTGCAAGCTCAATTTGCGCTTTGAAGCCATAGGCCTTTGCTATGTCCGACTTGTAAAGTGCCAAAGGTTTTTCGTACTGAATGTAGACTTGGTATAGGTTGTTACGGTCCCAATCTGTGTAGGCATTGAGCCACCAAAGTTCATAAGCATTGGCTAGATCATTAACGTGCAGGATGGCTCTGATCTTTGATCTCGTTTCTGATAGCTCATCCAAATAGTACTGAGAAGGGGCATTGCTCCATTTCTGCCTGATTGACTCGTAAGCAAATCTGATAAGGTTCTGCCTCGATTTTCTAACCTCTAGAATGTAGCGCTTTATCTGCATAAGCTGGGTGGTCATCGTAATCCTGGTCGTATCGAGGACTGCTAGAGCTGGGTCAATATCAGCATCTTGACAGTTTACCGACATCAACCAGTTGATCTCATCTTTTTGCAACTCGTAACGCTGCTTCATTCTGGTTTGGGTTTCATCGATAACTTTTAGAAAGATCGATTCGGAAAGGGTCAGTTTCACCACATCATCAGCCATCTTTAGATATCCGCGATCAAGCTCCTTAATTGCATCGTGATTTTCAAGGCCTGTCTTTTCCTGTGATAGATGCCCATCAATGAAAGACTGAATCAGAGCTATACCTTCGCTGTGCTTAGCCTTTAGGTGGCTAAAGTTTCGGTAAACGTCATAGTTCATTCTTTCTGGTGCTGGACTGCTTTTTAGTGCTTCAATAACTAAGGGAGTATCAGACCTGTCGTCAAAGAACGTCTGCCTATAGCCATTAATCTCAGAGGCTATGGCGTCAAGGCGATAGGTACACTCGTTTACTCTTGCCACCTTTGGCAGGCAGACATTGTTCAGATAGTCTAGGGCACGCCTGATCTCTTCTTCACTGGCACCGGCTGGCGGTTTTGTAAATTCACACAATGGTGCTGCACTCAGTAACCTTGGTAGCAGCAATAGGATAAAGACAAGTAATCTCATAAATACCTCCGTTTGAAAGGGAGCATCTGCCCCAGTTAATTAACGATTGCTGATGTAGCGTTGAACATGCTCAATTTCAGATTTGACATTGGCGTCTTGTCTAGCAACGATGTCATTGATAAGAAGGCCTAGCTCTTGGTCTTTGACTTCAAACCAGTCAACGATCAGGTCATGGCTCTTTTTGGTAGCGCACTGAGACTTAAAGCGAACAAATCTTGCTTGACTGATGCCATCTGGCTTTGGCATCGTTCGAAGGTCTGATGTTGAAATGGTGTCACAGTCGATACCATCTAGAACTATCCTAATTTCTTCCTCAACCGAGCAATCATGGGTTACATCTGAATAGTCATAGCCAAACTGCAAGAAAAAAGTATCCTTGGCATCAGTGACGACTTCCCAGTATAGATCATCATCGCTGTACTTATCGATCATGCACCATAGGGCTTTTTCGTGTCCGATTTTCGCATAAAGGTCTTTCTTCTTTTCAGGAAGCTCCAGTAGGTAAAGCTCCATGTTATCACTAACATTTGTAAGGTACTCGTTAAGTTCCTCTGGAGTCTTATACATGGAGCAGGATCGGTGTGTTGATACACCAAAGGAAGGATGAGAACACTGCTTGTATAGGGCAACACCAAATTCAGCACGCTCACACGCTGAATAAGCGGCGACACCAAACGCTGAGTGACGACAGGAGGCGGGAATACGTTCCCAGCCTACGCATGCACCAACCGGTTCAGCGCAAATACCGCGATACCATAGATTACAGTCCTCATAGACGGCACAAGCACCACGAGTCGTCCCGCAATGTTGCTCGCTTGTTCCCTCATTAAATAGTGCCGGTGGACAAAGACTGCTAACTTGGGAATTATAACGCTCGATACCACAGACTTCACCACGATTAGCGTGATAGGATTCGACACCACAAATTGAATGACGAACGGTTTTAAGCTCAAGCGATTGAGCCTTCGGAGAAAAAAGACACACGAGTACAGCTACAGCAAAAAACAGCTTCATTTGCTACTCCAGAAATAGATTTTATTGTCAGTTTGTTTTTGGCAATCTGGTGAACCACCTCGCCAGGACGGGAGATTTCAGCACACAATTGCTAGGCACTGCTTTCAATTCCCGTGGAAGACCCCTAGAGGGTAGGCTGTACATCGATACAGAGTTGGGCCTTACTTAGGTGACTTTCCAAGGGAATTGAAATTGTGTTCTACTTTGATTCGGCTCCTTTCATATCCGTTAAAGATTCGATGAGCTGAATGTAGTCACTGGATTTGGAGTGTCGATGTGAGATAGTGTGTAATTGGGGGATTCTTACGGGAATGGAAATATTGGGCCGGTATAGGAATTCTGGCCCAAAATAGCTCTAATGAGTTTCGTTATCAGAAGTAGGTACCTCTTGCGGAGGCGAATCCAAGAATAGGCTTGGATTCTATCTTTCGAGCTGGGCTGAACGACACTCGATGGGAAGCTTCCCATTGAGCGCCGAACTATCTACTTGCAGTTACCTTGTCCATCACAGCCTGGCTTGATGCCGTACTTTGAATCGAACCCCTTCTCCCAAAGACGTTGCTGCTCTAACTGGGAGATTTCTCTATAAGACTCTTCTAGATTTGCCTCCAGAGAATCGGTTTCCATATTCTTGCCAATTAAGCAAGAGCCTAAGATTATATTTAACGCAAGAAGTAAGCCAATTAGAATAATTGCTTTATCCACGAGTTGTCCTTATCTTTTTACAGCATCCATCGCCAAATAGCACACTAAACGCCACTAGGCTCGATGGGAAACTAACCAAAAATGGAAACTTGATGGGAACTTCCCATCAAGCGCAAACTACCTACTTGCAGTTACCTTTTCCATCACAGCCCAGCAAATCCCAAGGTTGGTATTGTTGGGGCTCTTATTAAAAACGGCTATGTCCCCTTAGGGAGTTTCTTTCTTCTCACGCTGAGTCTTTTCAGCTTCTTTCTTGATTTCGAGAGCCTCTTTCTTGATTTCAAGAGCCTCTTTCTTGATTTCAAGAGCCTCTTTCGCGATTCTATTTTTCTCTTCAGCTATTTCGTTTGCGATCTTTCGATTTCTTGATGTCGTATAAGTGTAGAAAGCCAGAATTGCAACCAGCGCTACTGAAGTCAAGCGTATAAGTATAAGGGCACTCATCTCTTGATTGACTCCCAGTTCTGAACATTCAACATTGGATGAAGTCCTACGGCAACATTTTTAACCAGTAAAATAGCGGCGCCTAACAAATGAACCTCTTTGACGCAAAAGTGATATTGGTAAAGTGGTCTAGAATGAAAACCTCCCATCGAGCCCAAAACTATCTATTCGCAGTTGCCTTTTCCATCGCAGCCTGGTTTAACTCCGAACTGACTGGATTGAAAACCATAGTCATAAAGCCATCGATCCTCGTTATTCCGAATGCGCCGTTTCATGTTCTCAGTGTACTCTTTCTCCTGGAATACCGTGTAGATGAACAACAAAATATGTCCAACTAAGAAAAACATAATAACCTT from Pseudobacteriovorax antillogorgiicola includes:
- a CDS encoding pre-toxin TG domain-containing protein; amino-acid sequence: MQIVKLAFLYLSVLFLFGCDPDSINDHGHCRGGGCQINGGSIYQYGEQKEDPCSNWVAPIECHSPDDRERPPPEDTTGNSGSTPEPIPSDPDELPSYDPERDDLPVPNYDLGDLTKSWGNLEEGVKNAFGEVTGENARKRREAKRKKALVDQIQATVDKIQAHLKALDDLKPGLSTSVGSSHQWVRENGIEKFTTAITGDVNGYNSEMQGVIDGVPTVELDYGQLPNGQAAVYVEQRELIATQGYVEAIREEVYTRYQGDGTFQQRVTLVNASEAAIQVADQAYRKGEYEEGDIARKIALLAADAALNLNPVGSMASDLHVLLTGKNMVTGEEVSDFEYWTSVAGVATAGIGSSSIKVGKTIVKIADLIGDTVVKAERAKKIRRIFSLQSILKMKEPKKLEVISRSLKKDPNPHWQQSSEALGGKHGLIQGKVPGNESHHMPAKAASPVSEYNGSAISMKREHHRQTASVGNTQAAKDYRARQKELIERGRFRDALQMDIDDVRSKFDHMYDKEIKEMLDYIDSLGL